The Caballeronia sp. SL2Y3 genome includes a window with the following:
- a CDS encoding lactate utilization protein C, whose protein sequence is MDTSAARRNILARIRSAQGRKGAPTEAERAAVEDYLARHPAGPRPPLPATRDELIARFRLEAERLSTSVAEVEALTDAPAEAARYLDALGLSRDVVAWPTLADLPWMQAGIAASLRKPVDADLVGITGCFCAAAETGSIVLLSGPQTPASGALLPQTHIAIVPASRIVAAHEDAFALMRAERGELPRAVNFVSGPSRTGDIEQTIVLGAHGPYRVHAIIVRGA, encoded by the coding sequence ATGGACACATCGGCCGCGCGCCGCAACATTCTCGCGCGCATTCGCAGCGCGCAGGGCAGGAAAGGCGCGCCGACCGAGGCCGAGCGTGCCGCCGTCGAAGACTATCTCGCGCGTCATCCCGCCGGTCCGCGTCCGCCGCTTCCCGCCACGCGCGACGAACTGATCGCGCGTTTTCGTCTGGAGGCCGAGCGACTTTCGACGAGCGTCGCCGAAGTCGAGGCGCTCACCGACGCTCCCGCCGAAGCCGCGCGCTATCTCGACGCGCTCGGCCTTTCGCGCGATGTCGTCGCGTGGCCCACGCTCGCTGATCTGCCGTGGATGCAAGCGGGCATCGCCGCGTCGCTGCGCAAGCCCGTCGATGCGGACCTCGTCGGCATCACCGGCTGCTTTTGCGCGGCAGCGGAGACCGGCTCCATCGTGCTGCTGTCGGGACCACAGACGCCCGCGTCCGGCGCGCTTCTGCCGCAGACGCATATCGCCATCGTGCCGGCGTCACGCATCGTCGCCGCGCACGAAGACGCCTTCGCGCTGATGCGCGCCGAGCGGGGCGAGTTGCCGCGCGCCGTCAACTTCGTGTCGGGGCCGTCCCGCACGGGCGATATCGAACAGACCATCGTGCTCGGCGCGCATGGCCCGTATCGTGTCCACGCCATCATCGTGCGGGGAGCGTAA
- the pncB gene encoding nicotinate phosphoribosyltransferase, protein MIINSLLDTDLYKFTMMQVVLHHFPAAHVEYRFRCRTPNVDLVPYIDEIRDEVRQLCNLRFREEELDYLRRMRFMKSDFIDFLALFHLNEKSIRISPSPKNNGEIDILIEGPWLHTILFEIPVLAIVNEVYFRNTQRRPEYETGRERLRDKIKLLATPPEYSDCKIADYGTRRRFSKQWHEEVVLTLKERLGEQFAGTSNVFYAMKHGLRPLGTMAHEYLQACQALGPRLRDSQIFGFEMWAKEYRGDLGIALSDVYGMKAFLRDFDMYFCKLFDGARHDSGDPFDWGERLIRHYEENRCDPRTKVLVFSDALDIPKVLQLYERFRGRCQLAFGVGTNLTNDLGYQPLQIVIKMVRCNGQPVAKLSDSPGKNMCDDKAYLAYLRQVFGIEQPVEES, encoded by the coding sequence ATGATCATCAATTCGCTGCTCGATACCGACCTCTACAAGTTCACGATGATGCAGGTCGTGCTGCATCACTTCCCGGCTGCGCACGTGGAATATCGCTTCCGCTGCCGCACGCCGAATGTGGATCTCGTGCCGTACATCGACGAGATTCGCGACGAAGTGCGCCAGCTCTGCAATCTGCGCTTCCGTGAAGAAGAGCTCGACTATCTGCGGCGCATGCGCTTCATGAAGAGCGATTTCATCGACTTTCTCGCGCTTTTTCATCTCAACGAGAAGTCCATCCGGATTTCGCCGTCGCCGAAGAACAACGGCGAGATCGACATTCTGATCGAAGGGCCGTGGCTGCATACGATCCTGTTCGAGATTCCGGTGCTCGCGATCGTCAACGAGGTCTACTTCCGCAACACGCAGCGTCGGCCGGAGTACGAAACCGGGCGCGAGCGCCTGCGCGACAAGATCAAGCTGCTCGCCACGCCGCCCGAGTATTCCGATTGCAAGATCGCCGATTACGGCACGCGCCGCCGTTTCTCGAAGCAGTGGCACGAGGAAGTGGTGCTGACGCTCAAGGAGCGCCTCGGCGAACAGTTCGCGGGCACGAGCAACGTGTTCTACGCGATGAAGCACGGCCTGCGGCCGCTCGGCACCATGGCCCACGAGTATCTGCAGGCGTGTCAGGCGCTGGGACCGCGCCTGCGCGATTCGCAGATCTTCGGCTTCGAGATGTGGGCGAAGGAATATCGCGGCGACCTCGGTATCGCGCTGTCGGACGTGTACGGCATGAAGGCGTTCCTGCGCGACTTCGACATGTACTTCTGCAAGCTCTTCGACGGCGCGCGCCACGATTCGGGCGATCCGTTCGACTGGGGCGAGCGCCTCATCCGGCATTACGAAGAAAACCGCTGCGATCCGCGCACGAAGGTGCTCGTCTTTTCGGACGCGCTCGACATTCCCAAGGTGCTGCAACTCTACGAGCGTTTCCGTGGCCGCTGCCAGCTGGCGTTCGGCGTCGGCACGAATCTCACGAACGATCTCGGTTATCAGCCGCTGCAGATCGTCATCAAGATGGTCCGCTGCAATGGGCAGCCGGTGGCGAAGCTCTCCGATTCGCCCGGCAAGAACATGTGCGACGACAAGGCGTATCTCGCTTACTTGCGTCAGGTGTTCGGCATCGAGCAGCCGGTCGAGGAAAGCTGA
- the fdxA gene encoding ferredoxin FdxA, whose protein sequence is MTHVVTESCIKCRYTDCVDVCPVDCFREGPNFLAIDPDECIDCAVCVAECPVNAIYAEEDVPGDQQQFIELNADLARNWPSITKTKAPLPEADEFKDVKDKLNLLER, encoded by the coding sequence ATGACTCACGTTGTGACCGAAAGCTGCATCAAGTGCCGCTACACCGACTGTGTGGATGTGTGCCCGGTGGATTGCTTCCGTGAAGGTCCCAACTTTCTCGCGATCGATCCTGACGAGTGCATCGACTGCGCCGTGTGCGTGGCCGAATGCCCGGTGAATGCCATTTACGCCGAAGAAGACGTGCCCGGCGACCAGCAGCAGTTCATCGAACTGAACGCGGACCTCGCGCGCAACTGGCCGAGCATCACGAAGACGAAGGCGCCGCTGCCCGAAGCCGACGAATTCAAGGACGTGAAGGACAAACTGAATCTGCTCGAGCGTTGA
- the lpxO gene encoding lipid A hydroxylase LpxO: MRWLILMLFIACAAYTHWRGKVRHGFFRQLSDHSTFMSPVNGFVYLFSRVPSTPYLHPSLFPDLAPLKAHWQTIRAEALALHEASKIQAAGAYNDIGFNSFFRRGWRRFYLKWYDRPHPSAVAVCPKTLSILQNIPSVKAAMFAMLPPGGTLTLHRDPYAGSLRYHLGLVTPNDDGCAIVVDGERYSWRDGEEVVFDETYLHWAENTTDKDRIILFCDIERPMKYRWAQAVNNAVGGFLMRAAASPNETGDRTGGLNRAFKYLYSIRLVGKRLKAWNRTVYYIVKWLLFGGIAVAIFWRY; the protein is encoded by the coding sequence ATGCGCTGGCTGATTCTCATGCTGTTTATCGCGTGTGCCGCGTACACGCACTGGCGAGGCAAGGTCCGCCACGGTTTCTTCCGGCAGCTATCAGACCACTCGACGTTCATGTCGCCGGTAAACGGCTTCGTCTATCTTTTCTCGCGCGTGCCGTCCACGCCGTACCTTCACCCTTCCCTGTTTCCGGACTTGGCGCCGCTCAAGGCGCACTGGCAGACGATTCGCGCCGAAGCCCTCGCCCTGCACGAAGCGAGCAAGATTCAGGCGGCCGGCGCCTACAACGACATCGGCTTCAACTCGTTTTTCCGGCGCGGCTGGCGGCGCTTTTATCTGAAGTGGTATGACCGGCCGCATCCGTCGGCGGTCGCGGTCTGCCCGAAGACGCTCTCGATTCTGCAGAACATCCCGAGCGTCAAAGCCGCGATGTTCGCCATGTTGCCGCCCGGCGGCACACTCACGCTGCATCGCGATCCGTATGCCGGGTCGCTGCGTTATCACCTCGGGCTCGTGACGCCGAACGACGACGGCTGCGCGATCGTTGTGGACGGCGAGCGGTACTCGTGGCGCGACGGCGAGGAAGTCGTCTTCGACGAAACCTATCTGCATTGGGCCGAGAACACGACGGACAAAGACCGCATCATTCTGTTCTGCGACATCGAGCGGCCGATGAAGTACCGCTGGGCGCAGGCAGTGAACAACGCAGTCGGCGGCTTTCTGATGCGCGCGGCGGCCTCGCCCAACGAAACCGGCGACCGCACCGGCGGCCTGAATCGCGCGTTCAAGTATCTCTATTCGATCCGGCTCGTCGGCAAGCGGCTGAAGGCGTGGAACCGGACCGTCTATTACATCGTGAAGTGGCTGCTGTTCGGCGGCATCGCGGTGGCAATCTTTTGGCGCTACTGA
- a CDS encoding LUD domain-containing protein, with amino-acid sequence MTTRDAFLAKIRAAQPAARPRPELPIFPSPEGDLQTRFIAALTTMGGTTAHAHSLAEVKEMIAARFGADAVVASAVPGLEGTRVLTPDTAPASMQDVDVGVVRGRFGVAETGSAWFSEDEYVVNSIGYLVQHLVVLLDPAQLVDGLQQVYRRPDFESARYAVLVTGPSATADIEGVLIRGAQGVRSLTVVWIQ; translated from the coding sequence ATGACGACCCGCGATGCCTTTCTCGCAAAGATTCGCGCCGCGCAGCCCGCAGCGCGTCCGCGCCCCGAACTGCCGATTTTTCCGTCGCCGGAAGGCGATTTGCAGACGCGCTTCATCGCCGCGCTGACCACGATGGGCGGCACCACGGCGCACGCGCACAGCCTCGCCGAAGTAAAAGAGATGATCGCCGCGCGTTTCGGCGCGGATGCGGTCGTGGCGTCCGCCGTGCCGGGTCTCGAAGGGACTCGTGTTCTCACGCCGGATACGGCCCCGGCGTCGATGCAAGATGTCGATGTGGGCGTCGTGCGCGGGCGCTTCGGCGTCGCGGAGACGGGGTCCGCCTGGTTCAGCGAAGACGAGTACGTCGTCAATTCGATCGGCTATCTCGTGCAGCATCTCGTGGTGCTGCTCGACCCCGCGCAACTCGTCGACGGCTTGCAGCAAGTGTATCGACGGCCCGACTTCGAGTCGGCGCGCTATGCCGTGCTGGTGACGGGTCCGTCCGCGACGGCGGATATCGAAGGCGTGCTCATTCGCGGAGCGCAGGGCGTGCGTTCGCTGACCGTCGTGTGGATTCAGTAG
- a CDS encoding lactate utilization protein B, whose product MTKTVRIDHAKAAGAFLQKADHVAFHDKRLWDLRSKRDAQAHGIPEWEALRNLASGIKEHTLSNLADYIAQFADQAGKNGVVVHFAADAEEHNAIVYKLMSERGMTTLVKSKSMLTDECYMRDYLEPRGITVMETDLGERIQQLDHQDPSHMVVPAVHKLRADVAELFGKTIGTDPKNSDIHYLAESQRMNTRPYFVREKTAGMTGCNFAVAETGTVVVCTNEGNADLSANVPPLHIASIGIEKLIPTIADLGVFVRMLSRSALGSPITQYTSHFRAPRPGTEMHFILVDNGRSERLALEDFWYSLKCIRCGACMNTCPVYRRSGGLSYGGTYSGPIGAIINPTYDLKRYSSLPFASTLNGSCTNVCPTKVNIHEQIYKWRAVIAERHEVPFVKQEVLKMAGRLLASPTLYRATVASLGGALKRLPNFVLYNPLNIWGRGRDLPEAPAETFHEWYKKNRKPAK is encoded by the coding sequence ATGACGAAGACCGTTCGCATCGATCACGCGAAGGCTGCGGGCGCGTTCCTGCAGAAAGCCGACCACGTGGCGTTTCACGACAAGCGTCTCTGGGACTTGCGTTCGAAGCGCGACGCGCAGGCGCACGGCATTCCCGAGTGGGAAGCGTTGCGCAATCTGGCATCGGGCATCAAGGAACACACGCTGTCCAATCTCGCGGATTACATCGCGCAGTTCGCGGATCAGGCCGGAAAAAACGGCGTCGTCGTCCATTTCGCGGCGGACGCGGAAGAGCACAACGCGATCGTCTACAAGCTGATGAGCGAGCGTGGCATGACCACGCTCGTCAAAAGCAAGTCGATGCTGACCGACGAATGCTACATGCGCGACTATCTGGAGCCGCGCGGCATCACGGTGATGGAAACCGATCTGGGCGAGCGCATTCAGCAGCTCGATCATCAGGACCCGAGCCATATGGTCGTGCCCGCCGTCCACAAGCTGCGCGCGGACGTGGCCGAACTCTTCGGCAAGACCATCGGCACCGATCCGAAGAACAGCGACATCCACTATCTCGCCGAAAGCCAGCGCATGAACACGCGGCCGTACTTCGTGCGTGAAAAGACGGCGGGCATGACGGGCTGCAACTTCGCGGTGGCGGAGACGGGGACGGTCGTCGTCTGCACGAACGAGGGCAACGCGGATCTCTCGGCGAACGTGCCGCCGCTGCATATCGCGTCCATCGGCATCGAGAAGCTCATTCCGACCATCGCCGATCTCGGCGTGTTCGTGCGCATGCTCTCGCGCAGCGCGCTCGGCTCGCCGATCACGCAGTACACGTCGCACTTTCGCGCGCCGCGGCCGGGCACGGAGATGCACTTCATCCTCGTCGACAACGGACGCTCGGAACGGCTCGCGCTCGAAGACTTCTGGTATTCGCTCAAGTGCATCCGCTGCGGCGCGTGCATGAACACATGTCCGGTGTATCGGCGTAGCGGCGGGCTGTCGTATGGCGGCACGTATTCCGGGCCGATCGGCGCGATCATCAACCCGACTTACGACCTGAAGCGCTACAGCAGCCTGCCGTTCGCCTCCACGCTCAACGGCAGTTGCACGAACGTCTGCCCGACGAAGGTCAACATTCACGAGCAGATCTACAAGTGGCGCGCGGTGATCGCGGAGCGTCACGAAGTGCCGTTCGTGAAGCAGGAAGTGCTGAAGATGGCGGGGCGTCTGCTCGCGAGCCCGACGCTTTACCGCGCGACGGTCGCGTCGCTCGGCGGCGCGCTGAAGCGGTTGCCGAACTTCGTGCTGTACAACCCGCTCAACATCTGGGGCCGCGGGCGCGACTTGCCTGAAGCGCCGGCCGAGACCTTTCACGAGTGGTACAAGAAAAACCGGAAGCCTGCCAAATGA
- a CDS encoding (Fe-S)-binding protein, whose translation MKVALFVPCFIDAFYPQIGIATLELLERLGLDVDYPQDQTCCGQPMANSGAHADAAGAERVFARNFADYDYVVGPSASCTHHVREHFTAIEQTSAVQKVRKSTYELVEFLHDVLEVRDFPWAEFPHRVGLHNSCSAVRHLRETSNSEVAGTPYSKPRALLERVKGIEFVSPARPDECCGFGGTFSVTEEAVSVRMGQDKVRDHIGAGAEYIVSGDMSCLMHQQGCAERMKLDAKFIHIAQVLNGARA comes from the coding sequence ATGAAAGTTGCCCTTTTCGTCCCCTGTTTCATCGACGCGTTCTATCCGCAGATCGGCATCGCCACGCTGGAATTGCTGGAGCGGCTCGGCCTCGACGTCGACTATCCGCAGGATCAGACATGCTGCGGCCAGCCGATGGCCAATAGCGGCGCGCACGCGGACGCAGCCGGCGCGGAGCGCGTCTTCGCCCGAAACTTCGCGGATTACGACTATGTGGTCGGCCCGTCGGCGAGTTGCACGCATCACGTGCGCGAGCACTTCACGGCCATCGAGCAGACGAGCGCGGTCCAGAAGGTGCGCAAAAGCACCTATGAACTGGTCGAATTCCTGCACGACGTCTTAGAGGTGCGCGACTTTCCGTGGGCCGAATTCCCGCATCGCGTCGGCCTGCACAACAGTTGCAGCGCCGTGCGGCATCTGCGCGAGACGTCGAATTCGGAAGTCGCGGGCACGCCGTACTCGAAGCCGCGCGCATTGCTCGAACGCGTGAAGGGCATCGAGTTCGTCTCGCCCGCGCGGCCCGACGAATGCTGCGGCTTCGGCGGCACGTTTTCCGTCACCGAAGAGGCCGTGTCCGTGCGCATGGGCCAGGACAAGGTGCGCGACCACATCGGCGCGGGCGCGGAGTACATCGTCTCGGGCGACATGTCGTGTCTCATGCATCAGCAGGGCTGCGCCGAGCGCATGAAGCTCGACGCGAAGTTCATCCACATTGCGCAGGTTCTGAACGGAGCGCGGGCATGA
- a CDS encoding FadR/GntR family transcriptional regulator encodes MTFQPVHSHAYARVRLSDVVSGQIRQLISNGTLLPGQRLPAERDLAEQLNVSRPSLREALIRLESDGFIRAAGRGGFVVSDVTAPLVSHPLAALLEQQPDASADVLELRHGLETLATAYAAERATDADLARIAAAFDALQAAVAQRSTRIAEKDAAFHLAIADATHNIALTHVMHGLNEVMRESMLTSHRLVDYDDAVEADLLAQHRAMLDAIVARDPARARDCAGAHLDYVRALYRDRPAKKSRDGVSHDGMTNP; translated from the coding sequence ATGACCTTCCAGCCCGTCCACTCGCACGCCTACGCCCGCGTGCGCCTCTCCGATGTCGTGTCCGGCCAGATTCGTCAACTGATTTCGAACGGCACCCTGCTGCCCGGCCAGCGCCTGCCTGCCGAGCGCGATCTCGCCGAGCAATTGAACGTGTCGCGGCCGTCGCTGCGCGAAGCGCTCATTCGTCTGGAATCGGACGGATTCATCCGCGCGGCGGGGCGCGGCGGCTTCGTCGTGTCGGACGTGACGGCGCCGCTCGTCTCGCATCCGCTCGCCGCACTGCTCGAACAGCAGCCCGACGCGAGCGCCGACGTGCTCGAACTGCGTCACGGCCTGGAAACGCTCGCAACGGCCTACGCCGCCGAGCGCGCCACCGATGCCGATCTCGCGCGCATTGCCGCCGCGTTCGACGCGCTGCAGGCCGCGGTCGCCCAGAGAAGCACGCGCATCGCGGAAAAAGACGCCGCCTTCCATCTCGCCATCGCCGATGCGACGCACAACATCGCGCTGACGCACGTGATGCACGGCCTCAACGAAGTGATGCGCGAGTCGATGCTCACGTCGCATCGCCTGGTCGATTACGACGACGCCGTGGAAGCCGACCTGCTCGCACAGCACCGCGCGATGCTCGATGCCATCGTGGCGCGCGATCCGGCCCGCGCGCGCGACTGCGCAGGCGCGCATCTCGACTATGTGCGCGCGCTGTATCGCGACCGGCCAGCGAAGAAATCGCGCGACGGCGTATCTCATGATGGCATGACCAATCCGTAA
- a CDS encoding CreA family protein, whose translation MKRTAPFVLSASLLFLFGAGFAHAEEIASVNTNFRFTGSDRVSVEAYDDPLVSGVTCYVSRARTGGVKGTLGIAEDPTEASIACRQVAPIKIAQPLKQKTDVFTDRMSFIFKTLHVVRIVDTKRNTLVYLTYSDRVASGSAKNSVTAVPVPEGTTIPVK comes from the coding sequence ATGAAGCGCACCGCACCGTTTGTTCTGAGCGCATCGCTCCTGTTTCTTTTCGGCGCGGGCTTCGCGCACGCCGAGGAGATCGCGAGCGTCAATACCAACTTCCGCTTCACCGGCTCCGACCGCGTGAGCGTCGAGGCGTACGACGATCCGCTCGTCTCCGGCGTGACGTGCTACGTGTCGCGGGCGCGCACGGGCGGCGTGAAAGGCACGCTAGGCATCGCGGAAGACCCGACAGAAGCGTCCATCGCCTGCCGTCAGGTCGCGCCGATCAAGATCGCGCAGCCGCTCAAGCAGAAGACCGATGTCTTCACGGACCGCATGTCGTTCATCTTCAAGACGCTGCATGTCGTGCGTATCGTCGATACCAAGCGCAACACGCTCGTGTACCTGACGTACAGCGACCGCGTCGCGAGCGGCAGCGCGAAGAACAGCGTCACGGCGGTGCCGGTGCCCGAAGGCACGACGATCCCGGTCAAGTGA
- a CDS encoding AraC family transcriptional regulator: protein MSAPRVRNAARYWRSPLVPDADMVTAEYYDHAFTPHWHDAYTVPVIEAGSECYDYRGSHHVAEAGSVPVINPGEVHTGARAVDTGWRYRVFYLPVPFVEALARELSPRAASPWFSTEIIRDDDLARRLLRAHRALESLTTDATNDTARADPLAAETALVDAVTTLLARHALQRPSCGPPAADAARVATMKSRLADDLLEPVTLAELARVVGLSTFHAARLFTRETGLAPHAWRNQLRIARALPALRAGASIAQVAAASGFTDQSHFTRHFKRAFGVAPGRWR, encoded by the coding sequence ATGAGCGCCCCACGCGTTCGCAACGCCGCGCGTTACTGGCGCTCGCCGCTGGTGCCGGACGCGGATATGGTCACGGCCGAGTACTACGATCACGCGTTCACGCCGCACTGGCACGACGCGTACACGGTGCCGGTCATCGAAGCGGGTTCCGAGTGTTACGACTATCGCGGCTCGCATCATGTGGCGGAAGCGGGATCGGTGCCGGTCATCAATCCGGGCGAGGTGCATACCGGCGCGCGGGCCGTCGATACGGGATGGCGTTATCGCGTGTTCTATCTGCCCGTGCCGTTCGTGGAAGCGCTCGCGCGTGAACTGTCGCCGCGCGCGGCCTCGCCGTGGTTCTCGACCGAGATCATCCGAGACGACGACCTAGCGCGCCGGCTTTTGCGCGCGCATCGGGCGCTGGAAAGCCTGACGACCGATGCCACAAACGACACCGCCCGCGCCGATCCCCTCGCCGCCGAAACCGCGCTCGTCGATGCCGTGACGACCCTGCTCGCCCGGCACGCGCTGCAACGCCCGTCGTGCGGGCCGCCCGCCGCCGATGCCGCCCGCGTCGCCACGATGAAATCACGCCTCGCCGACGATCTGCTCGAACCGGTCACGCTTGCCGAACTGGCGCGCGTCGTCGGGCTTTCCACCTTTCACGCGGCGCGGCTTTTCACGCGCGAAACCGGTCTCGCGCCGCATGCGTGGCGCAATCAGTTGCGCATCGCGCGGGCACTGCCGGCGTTGCGCGCGGGGGCGTCGATCGCGCAGGTCGCGGCGGCGAGCGGCTTCACCGATCAAAGCCACTTCACGCGGCATTTCAAGCGCGCGTTCGGCGTCGCGCCGGGGCGCTGGCGGTGA
- a CDS encoding AzlC family ABC transporter permease, with protein sequence MMIGAAPFGVIFGTLVTASPLTLWHGQLMSLAVFAGSAQFIAVGMIAGHASFAVIWATTFVVNLRHVLYSATLAPYVAHLPARWRWALAGLLTDEVFAVAYAHYRARPPGETGPHYFLGSGIAMYVNWQAWTLIGLFFGAAFPGLKSLGLDFAMVATFIAIIVPQLVALRFVAAALASGVLSFAWQGWPYKLGLLAAVLAGVAVGLLLTLVEQRPRVKDAKERAQ encoded by the coding sequence ATGATGATCGGCGCCGCGCCCTTCGGCGTGATCTTCGGCACGCTGGTCACTGCCAGTCCGCTCACGCTCTGGCACGGCCAGTTGATGTCGCTCGCGGTCTTCGCGGGCTCGGCGCAGTTCATCGCGGTCGGCATGATCGCGGGACACGCGAGCTTCGCCGTCATCTGGGCGACGACCTTCGTCGTCAATCTGCGCCACGTGCTCTATTCGGCGACGCTCGCGCCCTACGTCGCTCACTTGCCCGCGCGCTGGCGCTGGGCGCTGGCCGGCCTCTTGACCGACGAAGTGTTCGCCGTCGCCTACGCGCACTATCGAGCGCGCCCGCCGGGCGAGACCGGGCCGCACTACTTCCTCGGCTCCGGTATCGCGATGTATGTGAACTGGCAAGCGTGGACGCTCATCGGGCTCTTCTTCGGCGCGGCGTTTCCGGGGCTCAAGTCGCTCGGGCTCGATTTCGCGATGGTCGCCACGTTCATCGCGATCATCGTGCCGCAACTGGTGGCGCTGCGCTTCGTCGCGGCGGCGCTGGCTTCGGGCGTGCTGTCGTTCGCGTGGCAAGGCTGGCCGTACAAGCTCGGGCTGCTCGCGGCCGTGCTCGCGGGCGTCGCCGTGGGTCTGCTGCTCACGCTCGTCGAACAAAGGCCCCGCGTCAAAGACGCCAAGGAGCGCGCGCAATGA
- a CDS encoding AzlD domain-containing protein → MNYVVLIVGMALVTYLIRAAVFVLGERLSFAPVVRTALGFVPVTVLTAIIVPMTVSPHGKGAELTWRNPQLIAALAAIVVCALTRRALLTIAVSLGVFFVWQLVVLR, encoded by the coding sequence ATGAACTACGTCGTCCTGATTGTCGGCATGGCGCTCGTCACGTATCTGATCCGCGCCGCCGTGTTCGTGCTCGGCGAGCGGCTGTCGTTTGCGCCGGTCGTGCGCACCGCGCTCGGCTTTGTGCCGGTGACGGTGCTCACCGCGATCATCGTGCCGATGACGGTTTCGCCGCACGGCAAGGGCGCCGAGCTGACGTGGCGCAATCCGCAACTGATCGCGGCGCTGGCGGCCATCGTCGTTTGCGCGCTGACACGCCGCGCGCTGCTGACGATCGCCGTATCGCTCGGCGTGTTCTTCGTCTGGCAGCTCGTCGTGCTGCGCTGA
- a CDS encoding DUF4088 family protein — MRQITLSLRDETIASLNRDFEAFLRLSLKLDPQFVTPSFEDFLRAKLLDNDTPLTEQAVQRMLTHGQYAWAKRALDKEFPDVVEILIRQAAEHGFAFAIRSDWSAEDLVKASREWATAIVTEAKGDASQVDVLASQIKSAAVDIREVEQKMQTPAWRLADSLRQRVFDAKIAVETNVGSTAREKLGELRALLRLGIFYGSIQKQEAQQLLEYLRSMRPELFVDEPYDGFTRFAAWLRSIFGSAPRVPSASRAPR, encoded by the coding sequence ATGCGTCAAATCACTCTTTCGTTGCGCGATGAAACGATCGCGTCGCTGAACCGCGACTTCGAGGCGTTCCTGCGTCTGTCGCTCAAGCTCGACCCGCAGTTCGTCACGCCGTCGTTCGAGGACTTTCTGCGCGCGAAGCTGCTCGACAACGACACGCCGCTCACCGAGCAGGCCGTGCAGCGCATGCTCACGCACGGCCAGTATGCGTGGGCGAAGCGCGCGCTCGACAAGGAGTTCCCGGATGTCGTCGAAATCCTGATCCGGCAGGCGGCCGAGCACGGCTTTGCGTTTGCGATCCGCTCAGACTGGAGCGCCGAGGATCTCGTGAAAGCGTCGCGCGAATGGGCGACGGCCATCGTCACCGAAGCCAAGGGCGACGCCTCGCAGGTGGACGTGCTCGCCTCGCAGATCAAGTCGGCGGCGGTGGATATCCGCGAAGTCGAACAGAAGATGCAGACGCCCGCCTGGCGGCTCGCCGATTCGCTGCGCCAGCGCGTGTTCGATGCGAAGATCGCGGTCGAAACGAACGTCGGCTCGACTGCGCGCGAAAAGCTCGGCGAGCTGCGCGCGCTGCTGCGGCTCGGCATCTTCTACGGATCGATCCAGAAACAGGAAGCGCAGCAACTGCTGGAGTATCTGCGCTCGATGCGGCCGGAGCTGTTCGTCGACGAACCCTACGACGGCTTCACGCGCTTCGCGGCGTGGCTGCGCAGCATTTTCGGAAGCGCGCCGCGCGTGCCGAGCGCTTCACGCGCCCCGCGCTGA